A section of the Hirschia baltica ATCC 49814 genome encodes:
- a CDS encoding S9 family peptidase yields MVDQSSWPTPPIAQRIDKVTEQVGRTRTDPYAWIRDDNWQEVMQTPSVLKQDIRDYIEAENAFTKEVLETPTTVLQTELFEEMKGRIKEDDSSVPMIDGEWAYYHKFREGGEYPVYARKPAATAFTDSSDSDEVILLDGDLMGDGLEYFDFGQVSHSPDHSKIAYTVDNKGSEFYTLRVKDLNTGEELDTVIENTYGSFTWGADSNSLYWIDRNENNRPEKIFFRKLGEATDALVFHEKDSGYFLGVSRSQSDAFIFIRTGDHTTSEYHYIRADSDKPTQYHTIAPRSANIEYDVIDYNDQFFIKTNADGAVDFKIMSAPYDSSSRENWTEVVPHEPGTLISSISALKDWLIVEERKDALPRLSITSRETGDTHEIAFEEEAYDISSSTGYEYDTDTIRLYYASPTTPDQTHDYNIETREKTLLKTREIPSGHTPSDYIVNRVMAPAHDGESIPVTILRHKDTPLDGSAPLLLYGYGSYGITIDADFRSGRLSLVDRGFVYAIAHIRGSQAKGYQWYLDGKREKKTNTFKDYISAGEYLIDQNYTSKGKIVGMGGSAGGLLMGAVSNMAPDLFAGIIAAVPFVDVINTMSDTELPLTPPEWPEWGNPIKSSEDYDTILAYSPYDNITDSAYPTMLITGGLTDPRVTYWEPTKWVAALRHEAPNAGPYFLRINMGAGHGGASGRFEGLKETAIEYAFALASVGKAGDTLDLSK; encoded by the coding sequence ATGGTTGATCAATCCAGTTGGCCCACGCCCCCAATTGCACAGCGTATAGATAAAGTCACAGAGCAAGTTGGCCGCACAAGAACTGATCCATATGCTTGGATTCGCGATGATAATTGGCAAGAAGTCATGCAAACACCAAGCGTGTTAAAGCAAGATATTCGCGATTATATCGAAGCAGAAAATGCTTTCACAAAAGAAGTTTTAGAAACACCAACAACCGTGCTTCAAACTGAATTATTTGAAGAAATGAAAGGCCGGATCAAAGAAGATGATTCATCCGTTCCAATGATTGATGGGGAATGGGCCTATTATCACAAATTTCGTGAAGGCGGCGAATACCCCGTTTATGCGCGTAAACCAGCTGCGACAGCCTTTACTGACAGCAGTGATTCAGATGAAGTTATATTGCTGGACGGCGATCTAATGGGAGACGGCTTAGAATATTTTGACTTTGGTCAAGTTTCTCACAGCCCAGACCACTCCAAAATCGCCTACACTGTAGATAACAAAGGATCTGAATTTTACACGCTGCGCGTAAAAGATCTTAACACAGGTGAAGAATTAGATACGGTTATCGAAAACACTTATGGATCATTCACTTGGGGTGCAGATTCAAATTCACTTTATTGGATCGACAGAAACGAAAACAATCGTCCTGAAAAAATATTCTTCAGAAAACTTGGCGAAGCAACTGACGCACTTGTGTTTCACGAAAAAGATTCAGGCTATTTTCTTGGCGTAAGCCGAAGCCAGTCTGACGCGTTCATATTCATTCGCACGGGCGACCACACAACTAGCGAATATCACTATATCAGAGCAGACAGCGACAAGCCGACCCAATACCACACAATCGCGCCCCGCTCAGCAAACATCGAATATGACGTCATTGATTATAACGATCAATTCTTTATCAAAACGAATGCAGATGGCGCTGTTGATTTCAAAATCATGTCCGCGCCATATGATTCCAGCAGCCGCGAGAACTGGACAGAAGTTGTCCCTCATGAACCGGGCACACTCATAAGCAGCATAAGCGCCTTAAAAGATTGGCTCATTGTCGAAGAACGCAAAGATGCCCTCCCTCGCCTATCGATTACATCTCGTGAAACCGGCGACACGCATGAGATCGCATTTGAAGAGGAAGCTTATGACATATCCAGCAGCACAGGATATGAGTATGACACCGACACAATCCGTCTATATTATGCGTCTCCGACCACGCCGGATCAAACACATGACTACAATATAGAGACACGTGAAAAAACCCTACTAAAAACACGCGAAATCCCGTCTGGGCACACACCAAGTGATTACATCGTCAACAGAGTCATGGCACCCGCTCATGACGGTGAGAGCATTCCAGTCACAATTCTTCGACACAAAGACACGCCATTAGATGGTAGTGCACCCCTTTTACTATACGGATATGGCTCCTACGGAATCACAATAGATGCTGATTTCCGCTCCGGCAGATTATCTCTTGTTGATCGTGGATTTGTGTACGCTATCGCTCATATTCGCGGATCCCAAGCCAAAGGCTATCAATGGTATCTAGATGGGAAACGTGAGAAAAAAACGAATACTTTCAAAGACTACATTTCAGCTGGTGAATATCTGATCGACCAGAATTACACATCAAAAGGCAAAATTGTTGGCATGGGCGGCTCTGCAGGTGGCCTATTAATGGGTGCCGTTTCTAACATGGCCCCAGATTTATTCGCTGGTATCATCGCCGCAGTTCCATTCGTAGATGTCATCAACACCATGTCAGATACAGAACTTCCACTAACCCCACCAGAATGGCCAGAATGGGGTAACCCGATTAAGAGCAGCGAAGATTATGATACAATCCTAGCCTATTCTCCTTATGATAATATCACTGACAGCGCCTACCCTACCATGTTGATTACAGGCGGTCTAACAGACCCACGCGTTACCTATTGGGAACCAACAAAATGGGTTGCAGCACTTCGCCATGAAGCCCCAAATGCAGGTCCATATTTCCTCCGCATTAATATGGGTGCCGGACATGGCGGTGCATCTGGCCGGTTTGAAGGGCTTAAAGAAACAGCGATAGAATATGCCTTTGCTTTAGCAAGTGTTGGCAAAGCTGGTGATACACTGGATCTATCCAAATAA
- a CDS encoding DUF2336 domain-containing protein — MADGLNQQVETQQDFRSRRMLLRRLTDVVALPDSASSSQDRAIAGDLLLEMLIDADENERAVCAKRLVGMSQAPRRVLRYLGQDVASVSSQLLEESAAFDQSDLVSIVVSGAAHHRRAIAARKDVGSCLSDAISQSRDTEAIARLLMNDKAIVSELSIDRLVSLSRNIERLGPLLLRRPELRPAHALVLFWWSDQATRRLILQRFSAERSVLIDMCSDIFAHAAKDNWSDPVVRKGLQVIERRQRNRAAIEKSPFSSLEDAIAHMLKSGYQAKTIDEISYLCGIKPMTGQKIISDEGGEGIAVLAKAVGLKRQYFKAFWAALGRPISRKDAPVEHFEYVLEIYEMMAVAKAQTVLRYWNWSLSSAYSPEVLDDNNNEVEADTEKYGPASRASRLVFGR; from the coding sequence ATGGCCGATGGCCTAAATCAGCAAGTTGAAACACAGCAAGATTTTCGATCTCGCCGCATGTTGTTGCGACGATTGACCGATGTTGTCGCGCTTCCTGATTCTGCGTCCAGTTCTCAAGATCGAGCGATAGCCGGTGATTTATTGCTGGAGATGCTGATAGATGCCGACGAAAACGAACGTGCTGTATGTGCGAAACGTCTGGTTGGGATGTCTCAGGCACCGCGTCGTGTTTTACGCTATTTAGGGCAGGATGTCGCATCGGTTTCAAGCCAATTGCTTGAGGAATCGGCAGCATTTGATCAATCTGATCTTGTCTCTATTGTCGTAAGTGGGGCAGCCCATCATCGCCGCGCAATAGCCGCCCGCAAGGATGTTGGGTCTTGCTTGAGTGATGCAATATCTCAGAGTCGGGACACAGAAGCAATTGCGCGATTATTGATGAATGACAAAGCGATTGTATCTGAATTATCTATAGATCGCTTAGTCTCTTTGAGTCGCAATATCGAGAGGCTAGGGCCATTATTGCTGCGTCGACCTGAATTACGGCCTGCGCATGCGCTTGTTTTGTTTTGGTGGTCGGATCAGGCAACCCGTCGTCTGATACTTCAACGCTTTTCTGCTGAACGCTCTGTTTTGATAGATATGTGTTCAGATATTTTTGCGCACGCAGCCAAAGATAATTGGTCTGATCCTGTGGTAAGAAAAGGTTTGCAGGTAATTGAACGCCGTCAGAGAAATCGCGCGGCGATAGAGAAAAGTCCATTTTCAAGTCTAGAAGATGCGATCGCGCATATGCTCAAGTCTGGATATCAAGCAAAAACCATCGACGAAATTTCATATCTATGTGGCATCAAGCCCATGACCGGACAGAAAATTATTTCCGATGAGGGCGGTGAAGGTATTGCGGTTTTGGCCAAAGCTGTTGGGCTGAAAAGACAATATTTCAAAGCATTCTGGGCAGCGCTTGGGCGTCCTATTAGTCGCAAAGATGCACCTGTCGAGCATTTTGAATATGTCCTTGAAATATATGAGATGATGGCCGTTGCCAAAGCCCAAACAGTGCTGCGGTATTGGAATTGGTCGCTGAGTTCTGCCTATTCTCCGGAGGTGTTGGACGACAACAATAATGAAGTTGAAGCTGATACAGAGAAATATGGACCTGCTTCGCGTGCCAGCCGGTTAGTATTTGGTCGTTAA
- the msrB gene encoding peptide-methionine (R)-S-oxide reductase MsrB — protein MSNDNQTGKTDEQLRKELTPEQYKIAREDGTERAFTSPLNNEKRDGEYLCVVCETALWSSAHKYDSGSGWPSFYQPAFEEAVSTKQDFKLASPRIEVRCANCDAHMGHVFNDGPAPTGLRYCINGSVLKFIPEE, from the coding sequence ATGTCAAACGACAATCAGACTGGCAAAACTGACGAACAATTGCGCAAAGAACTCACACCAGAGCAATATAAAATTGCTCGCGAAGACGGCACTGAGCGCGCTTTCACAAGCCCGCTAAATAATGAAAAACGTGATGGTGAATATCTATGTGTCGTATGCGAAACAGCTCTTTGGTCTTCTGCACACAAATATGATTCCGGCTCTGGCTGGCCCAGCTTTTATCAGCCCGCCTTTGAAGAAGCTGTTTCAACAAAACAAGATTTCAAACTTGCCTCACCACGCATAGAAGTGCGCTGCGCAAATTGTGACGCACATATGGGACATGTCTTCAATGATGGCCCAGCACCCACAGGGCTAAGATATTGCATCAATGGTAGTGTTTTGAAATTTATTCCTGAGGAATAG
- a CDS encoding cation:proton antiporter subunit C, with protein MQFVLDHYNYWVIILLMMGGLYILFESQNLIKRLVGLSIFQTSVIVFYVTLGKVASGTAPIYVDTGDHGGGHGDETNHGATGAGHAIDTHAGADATGHDNPATDLTHGVEEHIADAQVTDDHGVVTSDVAEAADSVKEHAADAGHGLSDAAHSAIDAVAPHTVDAGAHGVDVAHPVAEVIYSNPLPHVLMLTAIVVGVATLSVGLALVVRIREAYGTIEMDDVNSADLEDGTREGEKA; from the coding sequence ATGCAATTCGTACTGGACCATTATAATTATTGGGTCATCATTCTGCTGATGATGGGTGGCCTATATATTCTATTTGAGAGCCAAAACCTGATTAAACGTCTGGTTGGGCTGTCTATCTTTCAAACCTCTGTGATCGTGTTTTATGTAACATTGGGTAAAGTGGCGAGTGGGACGGCTCCTATTTATGTAGATACGGGCGATCATGGCGGAGGACATGGTGATGAAACCAACCATGGCGCTACTGGCGCTGGCCATGCGATTGATACACATGCTGGCGCAGATGCGACAGGACATGATAATCCTGCGACTGATCTAACACATGGTGTTGAAGAACATATTGCAGATGCGCAGGTAACTGATGACCATGGCGTGGTGACGTCTGATGTGGCTGAGGCTGCTGACTCTGTAAAAGAACATGCAGCAGACGCAGGACATGGATTATCTGATGCTGCACACAGCGCAATTGACGCTGTTGCTCCGCACACTGTTGATGCTGGTGCGCACGGTGTTGACGTCGCGCATCCTGTTGCTGAAGTGATTTATTCAAACCCGCTGCCACACGTGCTGATGCTGACTGCTATTGTTGTCGGTGTCGCAACATTGTCTGTGGGGCTGGCTTTGGTTGTTCGCATTCGCGAAGCTTACGGAACAATTGAAATGGACGATGTGAATTCTGCCGATTTGGAAGATGGAACACGCGAAGGTGAGAAGGCATGA
- a CDS encoding tetratricopeptide repeat protein — protein sequence MRLKKLTCGAAVALAMAVMVPSAIAQAVPCEETQFTAKAGQAYLDAENAYLTEGQLETAKSLMTKLKGMTLNCYERSAVIRLSAGINVKSGDYKAAIRDLEEALPTFTGENRTETLYNIAQLYLQTDDNKNAAAKLEEWIASGAKPTGQQFMQMATLYQQLGDNNKAIKYLEAMLNKDANPSKQAIDFAVYLYNETGQKTKLASFLMNKVIPSFPAEKKYYEVMSSLYYEDENDHKAFEVVKAMYLAGFLKTESEVMRVVNFYNAFNSPFEAAKVMEKEMNAGRIEVTAEKLDTLANLYQVSREYDRAIPVIQKLAKLTNSGKSYERLGRSYFEMGKNEEAEKNLRLALDKGGMKEPGFGWVLIGQIKHKEGDRAGARTAFSNAAKLGDRGGRGWLDFMASEDETKRALAEFDLRVAVEELKNVKKACKLTEVLGGEPAEECKTVDARIVEAAAKLGEDAEGKKLVAEDTAAKEAAEEDDA from the coding sequence ATGCGTTTGAAAAAACTGACATGTGGAGCAGCCGTGGCATTGGCGATGGCTGTGATGGTGCCAAGTGCTATTGCTCAAGCTGTGCCGTGTGAAGAAACTCAGTTCACTGCCAAAGCAGGACAAGCTTACCTAGATGCTGAGAACGCATATTTGACTGAAGGACAGTTGGAAACAGCGAAGTCCTTGATGACAAAGCTAAAAGGTATGACGCTTAACTGTTATGAGCGTTCAGCTGTTATTCGTCTTTCTGCTGGTATTAACGTTAAGTCTGGTGATTACAAAGCTGCTATTCGTGACCTCGAAGAAGCGCTGCCAACTTTCACTGGTGAAAACAGAACTGAGACTCTTTACAATATTGCTCAGCTATACTTGCAGACTGATGACAATAAAAATGCCGCTGCAAAGCTTGAAGAATGGATTGCATCTGGTGCGAAGCCAACAGGTCAGCAATTTATGCAAATGGCGACATTGTATCAGCAATTGGGCGACAATAACAAAGCGATCAAATATCTAGAAGCAATGCTAAACAAGGATGCAAATCCTTCTAAGCAAGCTATTGATTTTGCTGTTTATCTCTACAATGAAACTGGACAAAAAACGAAACTTGCCAGCTTCTTGATGAACAAAGTTATTCCAAGCTTCCCTGCTGAGAAAAAATACTATGAAGTGATGTCTTCTCTTTATTACGAAGATGAAAACGATCACAAAGCATTTGAAGTTGTGAAAGCAATGTATCTTGCAGGCTTCCTCAAAACTGAGAGTGAAGTTATGCGCGTTGTAAACTTCTACAATGCATTTAATTCTCCATTTGAAGCCGCTAAGGTTATGGAAAAAGAGATGAATGCGGGTCGCATTGAAGTGACAGCTGAAAAGCTGGATACTTTGGCGAATCTGTATCAAGTTTCTCGTGAATATGATCGTGCTATTCCTGTCATTCAGAAACTCGCTAAGCTAACAAATAGCGGTAAATCTTATGAGCGTCTTGGTCGTTCTTACTTTGAAATGGGTAAGAATGAAGAAGCTGAAAAGAACCTTCGTTTGGCCTTAGATAAAGGTGGAATGAAGGAACCTGGTTTTGGTTGGGTTCTGATCGGTCAGATCAAACACAAAGAAGGTGATCGTGCCGGTGCACGCACAGCTTTCTCAAACGCTGCCAAACTCGGCGACCGTGGTGGTCGTGGTTGGTTAGACTTTATGGCTTCAGAAGATGAAACAAAGCGCGCACTTGCTGAGTTTGACCTTCGTGTTGCTGTTGAAGAGCTGAAAAACGTCAAGAAAGCATGTAAACTTACTGAAGTTCTAGGTGGTGAGCCTGCTGAAGAATGTAAAACAGTTGATGCTAGAATTGTTGAAGCTGCAGCTAAACTTGGTGAAGATGCTGAAGGTAAAAAGCTTGTTGCAGAAGACACAGCAGCAAAAGAAGCAGCTGAAGAAGATGATGCATAG
- a CDS encoding MaoC family dehydratase, with the protein MIIKFSELHLKVGEEIGTSNWLEITQERIDKFAEATGDYQWIHVDVERANREIGGTIAHGYLIISLIPVFFNECLQIEGMSRIVNFGSDRIRLKNAVKTGSRVRLKQVCESVKNSAGGKIVKIKNTIEIEGEKRPALVGETLQILYGAELETQKSDTDAV; encoded by the coding sequence ATGATAATCAAATTCTCAGAGCTTCACCTCAAGGTTGGCGAAGAAATCGGCACGTCTAACTGGTTGGAGATCACTCAAGAAAGAATTGATAAATTCGCTGAGGCGACTGGTGATTATCAATGGATCCATGTCGATGTAGAACGCGCCAACCGTGAAATCGGCGGCACAATTGCACACGGCTATCTTATCATCTCACTTATCCCTGTGTTTTTTAATGAATGTCTACAAATCGAAGGCATGTCCCGAATCGTCAATTTTGGGAGTGATCGCATACGCTTGAAAAATGCTGTAAAAACCGGGTCACGCGTTCGGTTAAAGCAGGTTTGTGAATCAGTCAAAAATAGCGCTGGCGGTAAGATTGTAAAAATCAAAAACACAATAGAAATTGAAGGCGAGAAACGACCTGCCCTAGTGGGCGAAACGCTGCAAATATTGTACGGTGCTGAACTTGAAACGCAAAAATCCGATACTGACGCGGTATAA
- the mnhG gene encoding monovalent cation/H(+) antiporter subunit G: MIDFSTLFSPENLETARITLGSALTLAGAVFSAAGSIGVIRFPDFYTRMHAASVTDTLGASLVLIGLMLIGGWSLVTFKLLCIWVFFMFTSPTSSNAAANGALRAGLEPFLGKWTGQKVTVKGQEALKVQEEKE; the protein is encoded by the coding sequence ATGATTGATTTTTCCACTCTGTTTTCGCCTGAAAATCTCGAAACTGCCCGCATTACTCTTGGGAGCGCATTGACGCTGGCTGGTGCTGTATTTTCAGCGGCTGGATCTATTGGTGTTATTCGTTTCCCTGATTTCTACACACGTATGCACGCTGCGTCGGTTACGGATACACTTGGTGCATCTTTGGTATTGATCGGGTTAATGCTGATCGGTGGTTGGTCTTTGGTGACGTTCAAACTGCTCTGCATCTGGGTGTTCTTCATGTTCACCAGCCCGACATCATCTAATGCTGCTGCAAATGGCGCGCTTAGAGCAGGGCTTGAGCCTTTCCTTGGCAAATGGACAGGACAAAAAGTGACCGTCAAAGGCCAAGAGGCTTTAAAAGTGCAAGAGGAAAAGGAGTAA
- a CDS encoding monovalent cation/H+ antiporter subunit D family protein has product MNMFANFHLAPEALTHHAPVLLVLVPFLMATATVFAPNGRFAWGMALLTSAFTVWMAWALGADVAREGVVSYHMGGWAPPLGIEFRVDGLNTLIVILISFMALMSALFAQPAVAREIKAEKQPLFYTAYQICLAGLMGMSLTGDAFNLFVFLEISSISTYVLVALGATRDRRALTAAFNYLIMGTIGASFFVIGVGFLYAATGTLNMADIAERLNGLHDSRVVQAGFAFIIVGLGLKAAMFPLHQWLPSAYAYAPSFVTVFLSATATKAAFYALARFIFTVFDPSWDFVVASLNYVLAPAACLAILFCSFQAIFQLDVRRVLAYSSVAQVGYMLLGLSVGTAAGLSAGMFHLANHALLKGALFMAVGAAALGANVWKVSHFKGAGKKAPLTFAAFTIAGLSLMGVPLTAGFLSKWRLLEAVMINDWWWAALVIGASSFLAFFYVGRILQAVYFMEPDEGAPEIKEAPLVILFALWVLAGLNIFFGVNPSIPLGLAEAGAHAVLGIDLGGVQ; this is encoded by the coding sequence ATGAATATGTTTGCTAACTTCCACCTCGCACCAGAGGCGCTGACTCATCACGCGCCGGTTTTGCTTGTGCTTGTTCCATTTCTCATGGCAACAGCGACAGTATTTGCTCCCAATGGTCGATTTGCATGGGGCATGGCGCTATTAACGTCAGCTTTTACTGTGTGGATGGCGTGGGCGCTTGGCGCTGATGTCGCGCGTGAAGGCGTTGTTTCCTATCATATGGGGGGCTGGGCACCTCCGCTTGGAATTGAATTTCGCGTTGATGGCCTCAACACACTTATCGTCATACTGATCTCATTCATGGCGCTTATGTCAGCTTTGTTTGCGCAGCCTGCAGTGGCGCGTGAAATTAAGGCTGAAAAACAACCTCTTTTCTATACTGCCTATCAGATTTGTTTGGCGGGTCTTATGGGGATGTCTCTCACAGGGGACGCGTTTAACCTGTTTGTTTTCCTAGAGATTTCATCCATTTCAACTTATGTGCTTGTTGCGCTTGGAGCGACACGTGATCGCCGCGCTTTAACGGCCGCATTCAATTACCTGATCATGGGGACAATTGGTGCGAGTTTCTTTGTGATCGGTGTTGGCTTTTTATATGCCGCGACTGGTACGCTGAATATGGCAGACATAGCCGAGCGTTTGAACGGATTGCATGACTCACGCGTTGTGCAGGCTGGATTTGCTTTCATTATTGTTGGGCTTGGACTTAAGGCTGCGATGTTCCCATTGCACCAATGGTTGCCAAGTGCATATGCCTACGCGCCTAGCTTTGTGACCGTATTCTTGTCTGCGACTGCAACGAAGGCCGCTTTCTATGCCTTGGCGAGATTCATCTTCACTGTGTTTGATCCGAGTTGGGATTTTGTCGTTGCGTCGCTGAATTATGTGCTTGCGCCTGCGGCTTGTTTGGCAATCCTGTTTTGTTCGTTTCAAGCGATTTTCCAATTGGATGTGCGTCGAGTGCTAGCGTATTCTTCGGTTGCACAAGTGGGGTATATGTTGCTTGGGCTGTCAGTTGGTACAGCAGCGGGACTATCCGCTGGTATGTTCCACCTTGCCAACCACGCTTTGCTGAAAGGCGCGTTGTTTATGGCAGTGGGTGCTGCAGCACTTGGGGCTAATGTCTGGAAGGTTTCACACTTTAAAGGGGCGGGTAAAAAAGCGCCGCTGACATTTGCAGCTTTCACAATTGCTGGATTGTCACTCATGGGTGTGCCCCTAACAGCTGGTTTCTTGTCTAAATGGCGTTTGCTAGAAGCTGTTATGATCAATGATTGGTGGTGGGCTGCACTTGTGATTGGTGCGTCGTCTTTCCTCGCTTTTTTCTATGTGGGCCGTATCCTTCAGGCTGTTTATTTCATGGAGCCAGATGAAGGTGCGCCAGAAATCAAGGAAGCGCCTTTGGTCATCCTATTTGCGCTTTGGGTGCTTGCAGGATTGAATATTTTCTTTGGTGTAAACCCGTCCATCCCATTGGGGCTTGCGGAAGCAGGCGCACATGCCGTGCTTGGTATTGATCTAGGAGGCGTCCAATGA
- a CDS encoding Na+/H+ antiporter subunit E produces MTYLVGLIVGISIFWFGLSGHFDFPILHMGIGSIVFVIWFCHRLKILDVEASPYMLMPRALGYWVWLGGEIIKANMVVLKAALRVTPDIEPAMARVKTSCKSDLAKVTFANSITLTPGTVTIDLEGDELIVHGLYAADVAPGSFDEMDRRTSEAIDGKR; encoded by the coding sequence ATGACTTATTTAGTGGGCTTAATTGTCGGTATTTCAATCTTCTGGTTTGGACTATCGGGTCATTTTGATTTTCCAATTCTCCACATGGGGATTGGTTCTATTGTTTTTGTCATTTGGTTTTGTCACCGATTAAAAATTCTCGACGTTGAAGCATCTCCATATATGTTGATGCCGCGTGCGCTTGGATATTGGGTGTGGCTTGGCGGCGAAATTATCAAAGCCAATATGGTTGTCTTAAAAGCTGCGCTTCGCGTGACACCTGATATTGAGCCAGCGATGGCTCGCGTGAAAACAAGCTGTAAATCAGATTTGGCAAAAGTGACTTTCGCCAACTCGATAACATTGACGCCGGGAACAGTGACAATTGATCTTGAGGGAGATGAATTGATTGTTCATGGCCTTTACGCTGCTGATGTTGCGCCTGGCTCTTTTGATGAGATGGATCGTCGTACCTCAGAAGCTATAGACGGAAAGAGATAG
- a CDS encoding monovalent cation/H+ antiporter complex subunit F has product MLVAATLAVIAAMALLLARAIMGPTLYDRVLAVNSFGTKTVLLLGLLGFVTKRPDFLDIALLYAMINFVGTIAILKFFRYRSFGVPLVAKKPDGSVQIGEAHND; this is encoded by the coding sequence ATGCTCGTTGCTGCTACCCTTGCCGTTATTGCGGCGATGGCGCTTTTGCTTGCGCGCGCCATCATGGGACCGACATTGTATGACCGCGTTCTTGCGGTAAACTCTTTTGGGACCAAAACTGTTTTGTTGTTGGGATTGCTTGGTTTTGTGACCAAACGGCCCGATTTCCTCGATATCGCTTTGCTTTATGCAATGATCAATTTTGTGGGAACAATCGCAATTTTGAAATTCTTCCGTTATCGCTCATTTGGTGTGCCTCTTGTTGCTAAGAAGCCTGATGGTTCCGTACAGATCGGAGAAGCGCACAATGATTGA
- a CDS encoding DUF4040 domain-containing protein — MEAHFSPSVLIANIVLMGMLGVITIAIIRMRSLFAIVMLSGVYSLVSAAWFQAMDAVDVSFTEAAVGAGVSTTLILAAMLLTVRTAKPSKPISKRWGPLVVVIATGAVLLYASTDLPSFGAADSPANSHVGKAYIDETPHDVGTPNIVTAVLASYRGFDTFGETVVVFAAGVAVILLIGFGERARAASDWRGKDEEQGENFSDDSHLILRVVSKFLIPLIAIFAFYVHFHGEYSPGGGFQAGVIFAVAVMLYAMIFGLRAAMKAFPPVWARVGAAIGVAIYGLTGVVCMINGGDFLDYDYIFGPPTGEVHGHHNWPQITGIIGVEVGVVVAVACVMITAFYAFAGRVPEIRDEDW, encoded by the coding sequence ATGGAAGCTCATTTTAGTCCATCCGTCCTCATCGCAAATATCGTCCTTATGGGCATGCTCGGCGTGATCACGATCGCGATTATTCGTATGCGTAGCCTGTTTGCCATTGTTATGCTGAGTGGTGTGTATTCGCTTGTGTCTGCGGCTTGGTTTCAAGCTATGGATGCGGTTGATGTGTCTTTTACTGAGGCTGCGGTTGGGGCGGGTGTTTCAACCACTTTAATCCTTGCCGCAATGTTGTTGACTGTTCGAACAGCTAAGCCGTCTAAGCCGATTTCTAAGCGTTGGGGGCCACTTGTTGTGGTCATCGCAACAGGTGCTGTATTGCTGTATGCATCCACAGATTTGCCGTCATTCGGGGCAGCAGATTCACCAGCTAATAGTCATGTCGGAAAAGCCTATATTGATGAAACACCGCATGATGTGGGGACGCCAAACATTGTGACAGCTGTTTTGGCCTCTTATCGTGGATTTGATACATTTGGTGAAACCGTCGTTGTATTCGCTGCCGGTGTTGCTGTGATCCTGCTCATTGGATTTGGAGAACGTGCGCGGGCTGCTTCTGACTGGCGCGGTAAAGATGAGGAGCAGGGGGAGAATTTTAGTGATGATAGTCACTTGATTTTGCGGGTTGTTTCAAAATTCCTAATCCCTCTCATCGCAATTTTTGCATTCTATGTGCATTTCCATGGTGAATACTCACCTGGAGGTGGGTTTCAGGCCGGTGTGATCTTCGCTGTTGCTGTGATGCTATATGCCATGATTTTTGGTCTGCGGGCGGCAATGAAGGCTTTCCCACCTGTGTGGGCGCGTGTGGGGGCTGCAATCGGAGTTGCGATTTACGGATTGACTGGCGTTGTCTGTATGATCAATGGCGGCGACTTCCTTGATTATGACTACATTTTCGGTCCACCGACTGGCGAAGTGCACGGCCACCATAACTGGCCGCAAATCACTGGTATTATTGGTGTTGAGGTCGGTGTGGTTGTTGCTGTGGCCTGTGTCATGATTACAGCTTTTTATGCATTTGCGGGCCGCGTGCCTGAGATTCGGGACGAGGACTGGTAA